The nucleotide sequence ATGCTGAATTTAGCTCTGCACAAGGGAAGGTCGAAGCGTCGGGGGCCGGGCTGACCTGCGTGCCTGCTGCCGAGCGTTCTCTGCCTCGTTCCAGGCCATCAGGCGCCGGTGCTCCTCCGACAGCTCCGCCGCGTCCTCCCTGGCCAGCAGCGCCTCCCGCTTCTTCTGCAGCACCTCGGCCCGGAACTCGGCCCTGCGGAGCCGAGGGAGGCCGCTGAGCTCCTGCCCGGGGGGGGTCTCtttcccagggctgccccacagctgtcccagccccaCACTAACCTGGGGTCTAGCTGCCCCTGCTCCAAAGCGGCCTCAGACGCCCCAGCCCTCTCCACAGCCCCCAACCGGCCTCCTGCCTCACAGCCAGCCCTCTCCCTCCCAGCGGCCCCACAGAGCCACATCCAGCCCCACAAGCAGCCTCCCAACCCACCCCTGCACCACAGCAGCACCAAAGAGCTGCAAGCCCAACCCTCCCCTGCCTTACAGCAACCCCACAGCCCCATAAccggcccccggccccgagCCACAGCCAGCCCTCCAACattcccctgccccacagcaacCTCACAGCCCTACACCCAGCCCCCTACCCCATAACCAGCCCCGTCCCACAGCGGCCCCCTACCCAGAGCCACAGCCAGTCCTTCAACCCTCCCCTGCCCTacagcagccccacagccccataACGAGCTGCCTGAcccacagcagccccacaaccagccccacagccccataACCAGCCCTTAAaaccctcccctgccccacagcagccccgAAGCACTACACCCGGCCCCCTGCCccataagcagccccacacgCAGCCCCACGCCCGCCCCGGTACCGGAGGGCTTTGAGGACGAGCCGGTGCAGCCGGTACCGCTCGGTgaccaccagcagctcctcgGGGTCGACGGGAGGCGGCAGCTTCAGCCGCTCCGCCTTGGACTTGGCGGGAGGGTCGTGCCGGGTCTTGCGGCCCCGCGCCGGGACCAGCCGCGGCCCCCAGGCGGGCGCGGCCCAGAGGAGGCCGGGGCTCGGTGCGGGACCCGGGCCCAGCGCGGCGGGGCCCAGCGCGACCCCCAGGGCCGGCCCCGGGCAGCAGCGCCTCAGCGCCGGCAGcatggcgggggcggggcggggccggacGTGGCGTcacggggcggggccgcggggagggaggggcggggccgcgagggagggaggggcgggggcgggaCCCACGGGAGGCGGTGgaaccccctccctccccacgcGGGGCACGGCACCTCCCCCGGGACACGGCATCCCTGCAGGACACAGAGCCCTGTGGGACATGGCACCCACGGGAGGCAGCGGCACCTCCCCCGGGACACGGCATCCCTGCAGGACACAGAGCCCTGTGGGACATGGCACCCACGGGAGGCAGCGGCACCTCCCCCGGGACACGGGCCCCACGGGACACGACATCCCTGCAGGACACAGAGCCCTGTGGGACATGGCACCTGTGGAAGACAGCGGCACCCACGGGAGACGACACCTTCCCCAGACACAGACCCCCCCGGACACAGCACCCACAGGACACGGCATCTCCCCCAGACACGGACCCCCTGGGACACGGCACCCCACGGGAGACGTCATTGCCCACAGGACAAAGTACCCACGGGACACAGCACCTCCCATGGGACATggcaccccaccccacccgggACACGGCTGCCCTCACGGGGCACAGCTGCCCATAGGACATGGCACCCACAGGAGACAGCAGCACTCACGGGAGATGGCACTGCCCACGGGACATGGCACTGCCCCACGGGACATGGCACCCACGGGACATGACATCCCCGCACAACACACAGCCCTATGGGACACGGCACCCACGGGAGACAGCGGCACCCACGGGATCACGGCAGCTCCCCCAGACACGGACCCCCCGAGACAGGGGACCCCACGGGACACAGCACCTCCCACGGGACATGGCATTCCCCCACGGGACACAGCACCCACAGGGCACGGTGGCACCCACGGGACACAGCACCTCCCAGAGAACATGGCACCCCACGGGAGATGGCGGCACCCCCCCAGGGGACACAGCACATCCCACGGGACACGGCACCCGTGGATCATTACATCCCCGCATGACACACAGCCCTGTGGGACACGGGCCCCTCCACGGGACGCACCCCCTCCCAtcggaccccccccccccccgcacacacccctcctccccccgcaCGACACACTCCCCCACGGCCCTTTGATCCCCCACGGGACACGGCGCTCCCCagcacacccccacccccacgcGGGACCCCCCCCATGCGACGCCCACAGCAGCCGTCACCACTCAGGACGAGGATTCCCCCCCGCCGGAGCCCTCTTTATTTCCCGCGTGGGACCCGCCGGTCGCTCGGTGCCGGCTCGGTCCCGCGTGGGCTCCGTCGGTCCCGCGTGGGGTCGGGCGGGGCCGCTCAGTCGCGGCGCGGCGCTACCGCCtgtggggagcggggccggggtcGGGGGGGCCGGAGCTGGTACCGTCCCACCCCGCGGtgtccccacggcccccccccccacggatCCCACTCCCACTCACCAGCAGCGGCTTCTCCCGCcgcggggggcacgggggggggcggcagcgCCGCAGCGGGGCCGGGATCTGCGGGAGAGCGGCTCcgtgggggggacacggagccccgtggggggggacacacacacggaGCCCCGggagggggacacacacacgacACACAGAAACCGCCGGTGGGGGGGGGATATAAACCCGGGCAGAGTGGGTTAATCCGGGGGAGGGTTACTCGTGGGGGTGGGAGATAAACCCGAGGGGGTAACTCGGCGCGGGGGGGGGATAATCCGGAGGGGGTTATAACTCTGGAGGGGGTTCTTTGATGGGGGAGATGAccacggggggggggaggaataaTTTTGGGGGCTGCATATCTCGGGGAGGGGGGGTAACTCCGTGGGGAGAATAGATACGGAGGGGGGATAATCCCGGGGGGGTGTGTAATTCGAGGGGAGATAATCTAGGGAAGGATAACCTGGGCGGATAAtcggggggggggaataaacCCGAGGGGGAGGGAACTCTGTGGGGAGGTATCCTGGGGAGGGATAATTTGGGGGAGTTAATCAGAGGGGGGGTGATCCAGGGGCGATAATCCCGGGGGGGATAATCTGGGGGCGATAATCCCGGGGGGATAATCCGGGGCGGTGATCCCGGGGGGTGACGCGGGCCCTACctgccgggccggggggggggcgaggTCCCGCTTGCCCCCCGGGTACCAGCCGTGGGACCAGTGCTGGGCCGGGGCCGGCacgagcagcagcagcagcagcagcagcaggagggaccCACGGGGTGCCATGGCcatggggggctgtggggcgaGGCGTCTGTCCCACCGGCACCCAcccggggggctggggtggcGCAGCACCACAGGTGCTGCTTGGGGTGGGGTGCGGGTGCCTGAGGGGCTGAGCACCCACGGGTGCTATGTGGGGTGGGTATGGACGGTATGagcacccctgggtgctgctggggtggggctgggggtgccggaGGGGCTGAGCACCCCTTGGTGCTCTGTGGGGtagggagggaggtggggagtGGCTGAGCACCCAcaggtgctgctggggtggggctgggggtgctggaggggctgagcacccatgggtgctgctgggatggggatgggggtgccggaggggctgagcacccacgggtgctctgtggggcggggagggagtGGCTGAGCACCCACAGGTGCTTtgtggggtggggatggaggggctgagcacccacaggtggggctgggggtgccggaggggctgagcacccacgggtgctctgtagggtggggaggaaggtgctgagcacccacgggtgctttgtggggtggggagggaggggctgAGCACCCACGGGTGCTTTGTGGGGCGGGGATGGAGGGGCTGAGCACCCACAGGTGCGGCTGGGGTTTGGGTCCAGCACGGCCAGACCCTTGGGGGTGCCGTGAGGGTTTGTTCGGCGTGAGCAGCGCCACTCGCCCGGGTCCCCGcgtgcccccagcacccacccatgTGCCCCCCACCCGCGCACCCCCCAGGCCCCGCGTCGGGCAGCCTCACCTGGGTGCCGGCTGGGTGGTGGCGGTGGCCAGTGGCCGGCTGCAGCAGTGGCCAGCCCGCGCCGGGCACCGCGATTTGTAGGGTCGGGCGATGGTGACGTCGGCTCCGTCACCGCTCCCACGGGGGACCGTGACCTCGCCCACGGCCTCCCACCACCGCCTCCTTCCCCCACATCCCCTCGGCACCACCCTGACATCCCTTTTTTTAagggacacacacaccccaaaccctccacgcctcagtttccccccctctcccagccctgatTTTGCCGTTTTTCCCCCATTTCAGGTTCATCGCCCCCAGATCGGCGCCGGACGCTGGCCGCAGCCATGCAACGGAGGCCGGGAGAGGGATTTAGGCGGGACCCAGGCCCGGATTATCTCCAGCAGCTGCGCCCGTCTCTGCGGTGGGACGCGGCGGCAGGACGGCCCCACGGCAGGCGTCGGGGGGGAAAGGCCAGGGCAGCTCCCTGCGCCCCGAAATCCCCggggaggaaggcaaaaatggggggaaaaaaccccgcATTGGGATCACCGGGGAGCAGCTGCGGGGGGGCAAACAGGGCCCCCCTACCCCATTTTGGTCCCCATTTCTTTTGGGATAAGCATGTTCATTTCTGAGTGTGAATTCACCCAAACCCCCCTAAAAATTCAAGTTTATCCACGAAGTGACGATGTCGGGGTTCACGAGGGGGTGCCAGGTGGTGGCGTGGGTATGACAGCAGCAGCGaggttggttttgggggggcagtttgggatgctgggggggTCCCCTTGCCTGCATGCCCCCACCAAGCCGCCCTCACCCCTCTGGAAAATCCCACCTGGGTGGAAAAACGAGGTTGGAAAACGCAATATCCCGGCTCACGGGGTGGCTTCtcccacccccccgcaccccccagccccaaatcccCGGGGTGAAACCTCCCCTCcgaacccagttctcccagtgcCTGCGGCAGGGGACGGAGCTCCCCCAGTAAACCAGGGTGCGGGGTgtgtctccctcctccctccccgaCTGCGATATTTCATCAGGCACCGCTTTATAACAACAAAAACTTAAAATCAACcgtattaaattatttttttaatgcagaggAGCCACAGGCCCGGGGGGTCGAGGCCTTTCTCGGCCCTCAGGGCTCTTCGCGTGCCCATCGCCAGCGGCGGgtttccttctatttttctttgGGAGGGGAACGAtcaaaaaatcagcatttttttttttaattttgcctcGTGCTCTGATAACCCGAATCCATCTCCATGACGGAgcctccattttaaaaataaaagaggaaaaaggaaaaacaaaatccctCAGGTTGTGTGGAGGGCGGCAGGAGCATCCCCcgccctggggaaggggctccTTGGCTTTAAAAACCTGTAAACGCTTTAGCAGTGACCGTCTGGAGACTTTCTGGAGGCCTCAAACTGCGAGAGGGTGGATTTAGGCTggatctaaggaagaaaatctTCACTGTGAGGGCGGTGAggcactggcccaggttgccgAGAGAAGCTGCgggtgccccagccctggcagtgTTCgaggccaggttggacagggctctgagcaacctccGACCTGCGCGGGGCAGGACCAAGGCCAAAGGCAGATCAGGCTGCTCGGAGCAGCCAGCCGAGGTTTGAGCGTGCCCGCGGACGGCCTTAGCAGCTCTTGGGATGCCGGGAGAAACGAATCTGGAATCTCCTCCAGCGCCTCGGGATGGCGGCCGCCGGGTCCAAGAGTGGAGGCCTGGTCGTCACCTCCGGGTCACGGGGCTCTTCTCCCTAGTTTTTGTTCACACTTTCAAGGAGGACCGAGGGTAGGGATGGGAAAATAGAATGGAATAAAATGAACCAATTCCCTGAAACagcaggaatagtgtggccagcaggggccgggcagggatggggcccctgtgctcggccctggggaggccccacctcgaatgctgggctcaggtttgggcccctcgggacaagaagggccttgaggggctggagcgtgtccagagaagggcagcggggctggggcagggtctggagcacaagtgtgctggggggcggctgggggagctgggggggtttagcctggagcagagggggctgaggggagcccttctcgctctctgcagctgcctgagaggggctggagtgaggggggggtcggtctctgctcccaagtcaccagtgacaggacgagagggaacggcctcaggctgcgtcaggggaggtttaggttggagatgagggaaaatgccttccctgccagaggggtcaggccctggcacaggctgcccagagaggtgggggagtcaccgtccctgggggggttcaaacaccgtgcagacgtggcacctggggacgtggtttaggaggcctgggggtgttgggttggtggttggacttgctgatcccagaggtcttttccaaccttgatgaTTCTACGATTTCCCCCTGCAACACGGCTATCGGAAGCCAAAGCCTGATGGTGTGTCGGGCGGAGGTTGCTCTTACCGGGGATGAGGCCGCTGGGCACCAGGACGTGGCAGGTGTGGGGGGACCCGGAGGCGGCCCCGGCGAGCCCCACACATCGGGGGTGGCCCCAGAACTGCCCTCTCGCCGCGCTGCAGACCTAGCAGAGGGAGCGGGATCGTGGGCGCTCGGGACGAGACCCGGCAGGTGGGAGCGCAGAGCTCAAACCCGGCACCCAACACACCGACGTTCCCTTCAGGGAGCAaaaccccttttctttttctgggggGTTTGACATCGCTGCTGTGGTCACTGTGGCCTCCAAACCAGCAGCATGTGCTGGCCTGACCCTGGAGGAGgaaacttttttgcttttcatacaAAAATCAggatatttatatatatacacacacacagaataagctttttcttttttctccttttttttttgtttgttttgttttaaagagcaGACCAGCGGAAAAATGTGAAACCATTTCCCTGCAGGTTCGGCAAAGCTTGTGCTTGTGGGTTTGTGGgggtttggaggtttttttttattttttcagatgagAGCCAGgatatctttttcttcctttttttttttttttaaaaaggctttactccctcaagaaaaaaaaaagatttacaaacaaaataacagcctgTATCAACTCTCCAGAAGAGAGATGGTATGACAGTATTAATCCAAACATCACGCTATTTAATTCCCCAAtaaaacattggaaaaaaaGGAGCCAACAGTATCTGCACTAACACTTTGCTACATATAAAATCTCCAGCTAATATGAAGCTTATGGTACCAACCTCTAAAACAGTTAagatatatacacatatttttggggggcgggggtaTATTAACAAACAGaatattacaaaatattaaagaagGCAACTCTTCTGTCTTTTGTTTCGGGGTGTGgatttgttggtgtttttttttcttcctttgatgtttctttcttcacttgAAGTTGGCGTAGTCTGAGAAGGCGTCGATATATTCCTGCACCACCTTGTAGCAGAATTCGTACTGTTCCTGCGGGATTCGGGGAGAGCGCGGCGTTAGAGCGAGAAAATTCACACCTCAGGCGTAATTTGGTGCTGACTCGTGGCCTAAGGCAAGCTGGGCCCAAGCAAGGCCAGCCCAGACCCAGGGTGGGAACCAGATTCCCACTCGTGAGCGGGTCCTACCTCCCTGAGACCCCCAAACCAGGGCGCCACCAGCTAAAGAACCTCagctttccccttcctctccaaggTCCTATTTTGACCCcaaactggtatttttttttttaattcctcagcATCCTTGCAAACCCCTCCTGCAAGACCTCATCTcgtcctgcctgctcctgccctagcccgccccacggctgccctgGACACATTTCCAGGCTCCCAGAGCCCATCGATCCGTGGGGCTGTGGCTGAGGATGTCTCCAAGGAGGCTCCTACAGCTTGTGCCACTGCTCAGAAGGGGCCTGATGCCACCAGCCAGCCAAGCTCCCCTCTTCCAGACGTCCTaacaggaggaaggggagacGCCTCCTGAGCCACCTCCATCCCTTACTCTTCGGCTGAGAGAGAAAACCTTCAACCAAGAACGTTTTTGCTCCACGGGGAGTCCCCAGCCCGCTCCCGCCAGGTCTGGGGCGGCAGGAGGAGTGCGGGGGGTGCTCAGCTGCCCTTACCAGTGTCTGCACCATATGCGGCCTCTGTAGTCTTAAACTCTTCACTGTCTGAAAGACGTCGAGAATCCCTTCTGCCTTCACCCTTTCCAGGACGGTGCTCAGAGCGCAGAAGGTGCCGGTTCTTCCTGCTCCGGCGCTGGCAAAGAGAAACCAGAAGGTAAAGGAAACCACCTGTCCTGACCGTGTTGGCTTTGTTTGGGGATTAATCCACTGGGGAACCACCggagaggtgggggagctgACGGTCCTGCCCCAGCCTCTCCTAGTTTAGCTAGGACATGCTCTACAAGACCGAAGCCTCTTTGcttagctgagcaggtaaaCCCCAGACCCTGCCTCTCCTGGCTGCTCCTGCTTAGCCCAAGTCTTCCGAGGGACCTTTGATGGTCTCCAAAGCTTCTTGCAGAGCGTGTCCCCTTGGAGGGGTGGCCGCCCCCTGCTCCACCCGGCCTTTACCTGCAGTGCACAGTGATCGGGTGGTTGccagactgctgctgctgcttctgcacagcCGCGATGATGTTGATCATTCCTTTCCCATCTCCAGGGATCCCAACTTCCGGCCAGCCGTGGAAATGAAACTGCCGAATCTGTCGGCTCTTGTTTTCCTGGTGGAAGAAAGAGCACAGCACGAGGTCGGTAAGCTGGGGGGAGACCCCATACCAAGAAACCCACTGGCTCAAGGCTTTGGAAAAACCACCCGCTTTGGAAAGCCGTCTGCTTGTGGAGAGGAGGCATGGATCCCGTGGCACGGCCATGGGGaatggggagcaggagggaggcacAGGGACCGGCAGGAGGAGGACGAGGGCTGCTTGGTGgcagcggggcagaggggccgTGTGAGAAGCGATCGGCAGGACAGGAATCCCCAGGGATGGGAGGGAAGCGTTGGGAAGAAGGCGGGATTGCAGGGGATGGACACTGCTCTGGGATGATGGGGAGATGATGGAGCTGAAGATGCCAGAAGGAAGGTCCAGCACTGGCAAGAGGAACCGCAAAGCGCTGTAACCACCAGCGAGGGTTAACGACAGCCAAACCCGGGAGCACCCAGAGCTCGCTGTGGGAGAGGCTAGGCTCTTACCCTGGTGTTCGTTACCAGCAGGTCCCGCACCGTATAGCTCTCacactcctcctccttcttcagctCCACAGTGATGTCTCCATAGGACACGGAGCTGTCGGATGGCCAGTACTGGGCACACTTCTCCTGAGAAAGCATTACAGGAGGAGATGGTGAAGATCCTGTATTCTTCCCCTGGGCTTGGACAGAAGGAGCCTtctcctggggctggcagctgcccaAAGACAGGCGGGACCCCACGGGTTTGCTTCGGAGAGGAGCTTTCCCCGGCACCGAGAGGGCTTTGAGAACTGAGGGACCAGAGTTGGTTTACTGAACATCTCCCCACTCAGTGTCTCCACACAACTGGATTCTTTGCATTAGAAGTAGAGGCTGAAATATATTTCCAGCCAGAGAAAGAGCGAAAGAGCACCCAATGCTTGCAGCGCCAGCAGTGCCGCGGCCATCAGGAGGTTTGAGAGATTGgagaacaagtgtgctggggggcggctgggggagctgggggggtttagcctggagaagagggggctgaggggagcccttctcgctctctgcagctgcctgagaggggctggagtgaggggggggtcggtctctgctcccaagtcaccagtgacaggacgagagggaacggcctcaggctgcgtcaggggaggtttaggttggagatgagggaaaatgccttccctgccagaggggtcaggccctggcacaggctgcccagagaggtgggggagtcaccgtccctgggggggttcaaacaccgtgcagacgtggcacctggggacgtggtttaggaggcctgggggtgttgggttgggggttggacttgctgatcctggaggtcttttccaaccttaatgatacCATGATTTCATGCTTCTACGATTTTAAGGGGTCGCACTGATCTATTTTGCTGGAGCTCCACTGCAGCCTTCCCTGGGCGCCTACCTGGCctctctcctccagctccgtCAGCATCACTATGGAGCAGGATTTCCACTCCCAGATCATCCTCCAGAAGTCCTCTATCGTGTGCTGCAGCGGACCTTGGCTGGCGATATAGGAGTCCTTCTGGCGATAACCCTGCAATTTGAGAACAGGGTTAGTGGTGAGCCGGCAGCGCCCAGATGCCAGGCGCAGCCAGAGGAGCGCTCTTGGACACGGTCAGGTTACCAAGCTTAGTGAATTTTTGGAAGCATCATGACTGTCCGTGTGAATGACCACGGCCTGGGCAGAGAAACCCGCTATCATGGTGGGCTGCGTCCCCATGCACAGGCATCACCACACCGCTGATTAGCAGCCGAGGGGCCATCAGCCAGTGCTTTAATGCAGTAAAacctctgtttttaaagaactgcAGGTGGAGGGGGGGGTCATAGCCCCTGCACTTGCACAGCCTTATCCATTTGGTGGAGAAAGATTTGGGTTTCCAGCACTCCTAAGAGAAGCTGCAAAGTCAGAGCGTTGtagcagagagctgctgctctaCTAAACAGGTAGGTCTACCAGATTAGAAGCTTGCCTAAGCCCCAAGTCCTTCAGGTGTGATTTTTACCACAATTTTTGGAAGAAGTAAGCAAAACAAGATGGAACCCGATGacctttaaggtcccttccaacccttctaTGATCTATGGAAAGCTGCAGTAAGTCCGGGCGACTCTGGCTCTTCCACAACCACAAAGTGCTTTGGTTTCCAAAACCCCTCTGACGTCCCCCTGTGCCCTCGCTGCAGACTGTGACTAAAGACGCTGTGTCATTTGGAGCTTGTCATTTAAGCAAAGTTCAGCATAGGCAGGAAATTGGATCCTCAACAGAAATTGCTTACGTGACATTTAAGCTTCCTGATCTCGATGCGGAACAAggcagctgctcctggctgcgTTGTGTCGGATGCTCACGCAGCCAGAGCAACCCGCTGGGACCTGGCCAAGGGGGTTTCAGGGAGCAATTAATTTGGGATATTATAACTGGGAATATGCTGGTTTTACTGGTTCAACCCATGGCACCAATCGTCCTTTGAGGGCGGAAACTCTGCCATTAGGAGATGAGAATAGAAATTGGGCTAGGAAAGAGCAGGGCTGTGTCACTTAGCCAGCGCTGGCATCACCGCACAAAGATAAATACTCATACCAGACATCCCTCTGAAGTCAACAGGATTACTCATGAGAAAAGGATGTGCAATCACTTACCTCCTCCTTGGAGTGAGGAAAGCACTTAACCTCTCTGCCTCACCTCCTCCCATCACCCAAAGAGGTGTAATGGGATTGACCTGGTTTTTCTCAAGGGTTTTGGGATCCGTTACCTAATCTAGTGGTTGTTTTCTGACCAAATGAACAGCGCCGCACAGCAAACATTTCCACGGCTACATGCATCCGCTTCTCCAAAGCCACCATCAGAGCTCGGAGTTGCAGAAGTGACGCCAGAATTTGCAGGCCCTGCTCAAGCTCCagctctcctctcccaccaTCGGTGGGTCATAAGGAAACTGTA is from Phalacrocorax carbo chromosome 4, bPhaCar2.1, whole genome shotgun sequence and encodes:
- the MRPS26 gene encoding small ribosomal subunit protein mS26, yielding MLPALRRCCPGPALGVALGPAALGPGPAPSPGLLWAAPAWGPRLVPARGRKTRHDPPAKSKAERLKLPPPVDPEELLVVTERYRLHRLVLKALRAEFRAEVLQKKREALLAREDAAELSEEHRRLMAWNEAENARQQARREERIRKEEEDRKRQKLQAAENRARIVEAFLKEKEKEVLQLQEEAKTFITPENLEARIEECLDNPRSYNFAINKDGQIIRQTGLS